One Cryptomeria japonica chromosome 9, Sugi_1.0, whole genome shotgun sequence genomic window carries:
- the LOC131858152 gene encoding (S)-N-methylcoclaurine 3'-hydroxylase isozyme 1-like encodes MDHFSSLLSSTLVFYSVVSITVIYMLTKLRSKPCGRLPPGPRPWPLVGNILQVGKNANESFFELAKIHGPLMTLHLGWRTTVVASSPAMAREVLKTQDPSLSARTMIEAAKCLEYGENSLVWRDCVPRWRTLRSICTTQLFTVKRLEALHHLRREQMRSMMRAIYKSTSAPVDIGHAAFLTSFNLVGNMIFSKDMFDWDESEKSKEFKKAVADMLFVGGKANWADYFPFLRPFDPQGIRKEMTRIFRIIFPVFDQYIDERLQSGTRSEEEDKDFLDILLESKTETGKKLTKFEITRFFYDLFTAGSETSSHTIEWAMSEIIRNPMVMEKARDELDKVVGKERRVEESDIDNLPYLHAVVKETFRLHPVAPLLIHHRALDSCEIEGYVIPKDAQVFVNVWAIGRDPNVWPEPDRFFPERFVDSDVEYKGQNFDLLPFGSGRRICPGLPLAHKIVHVIVATLLQCFDWQLPNGQNPEKLDMSAKIGINLTKVQHLVAIPTPRLPQHIYN; translated from the exons ATGGATCATTTCTCAAGTTTATTGAGCAGCACCCTGGTTTTTTATTCTGTAGTATCCATTACTGTTATATACATGCTCACCAAGCTCAGAAGCAAGCCATGTGGGAGGCTGCCACCAGGACCACGTCCCTGGCCTTTGGTTGGGAACATCCTCCAGGTGGGCAAGAATGCGAACGAATCCTTCTTCGAGCTTGCGAAGATCCATGGCCCCCTCATGACCCTCCACCTAGGATGGCGGACAACTGTAGTAGCCTCATCGCCCGCCATGGCCAGAGAGGTTCTCAAAACGCAGGACCCATCCCTGTCAGCACGTACAATGATTGAGGCCGCCAAGTGTCTCGAGTATGGCGAAAACTCGCTGGTGTGGAGGGACTGCGTGCCACGCTGGCGCACTCTCCGCAGCATCTGCACCACCCAGCTCTTCACTGTCAAGCGTCTGGAGGCACTCCACCACCTGCGGCGGGAGCAAATGAGAAGCATGATGAGGGCTATTTATAAGTCCACGTCAGCTCCTGTGGATATCGGCCATGCTGCCTTCCTTACCAGCTTCAATTTGGTGGGCAACATGATATTTTCCAAGGACATGTTCGACTGGGATGAGTCGGAAAAGTCGAAAGAGTTTAAGAAAGCGGTCGCTGACATGCTCTTTGTTGGTGGCAAGGCTAATTGGGCTGATTATTTTCCCTTCCTCAGGCCTTTCGACCCGCAGGGCATAAGGAAGGAGATGACTAGGATTTTTAGGATTATATTTCCAGTCTTCGATCAATATATCGACGAGCGCCTGCAGAGCGGGACAAGAAGCGAGGAGGAAGACAAGGATTTTCTCGATATTTTGCTCGAGAGTAAGACCGAGACTGGGAAGAAGCTCACAAAGTTTGAGATCACTCGCTTCTTCTAT GACTTGTTCACAGCAGGGAGTGAAACTTCTAGTCACACAATTGAATGGGCCATGTCAGAAATCATACGAAATCCAATGGTAATGGAAAAAGCGAGGGACGAATTGGACAAGGTAGTGGGGAAAGAAAGAAGAGTAGAAGAAAGTGATATTGACAACCTCCCTTATCTTCATGCAGTTGTTAAAGAAACCTTTCGTCTACACCCTGTTGCTCCCCTTCTGATCCACCATAGAGCCCTTGACTCTTGTGAAATTGAGGGGTATGTTATACCTAAGGATGCCCAAGTGTTTGTGAATGTTTGGGCGATTGGAAGGGACCCTAATGTATGGCCAGAACCAGATAGGTTCTTTCCAGAGAGGTTTGTAGACTCAGATGTGGAATACAAAGGGCAAAATTTTGACTTGCTTCCATTTGGATCAGGGAGGAGAATATGCCCAGGGCTCCCTTTGGCTCATAAAATAGTTCATGTAATAGTGgctactctccttcaatgttttgaTTGGCAGCTTCCCAATGGACAGAATCCAGAAAAGTTAGATATGAGCGCAAAGATTGGAATCAATTTAACAAAGGTACAACATCTGGTCGCAATTCCCACACCTCGCTTACCACAACATATTTATAACTGA
- the LOC131858036 gene encoding geraniol 8-hydroxylase-like gives MDFSSSLSTLIFYCVVATVISVVYMLTKLRSKPSERLPPGPRPWPLIGNILQVGKNVNESFSELAKIHGPLMTLHLGWRTTVVASSPAMARQVLQTQDQSLSARTMIEAAKCLEYGENSLVWRDCVPRWRTLRRICTTQLFTVKRLEALHQLRREQVRSMMRAIYKSTSAPLDIGHAAFLTSFNMVGNMLFSKDMFDWDESEKSKEFKKALNEMLFVGGKPNWADYFPFLKPFDPQGIRKEMTRIFRIMFAVFDQYIDERLQSGTRSEEADKDFLDILLESKTETGEKLTKFEITRFFYDLFTAGSETTSNTIEWAMSEIIRNPMVMEKVRDELDKVVGKERRVQESDIDNLPYLHSVVKETFRLHPVSSLLIHHRALNSCEIEGYVIPKDAQVFVNVWAIGRDPNVWQEPERFFPGRFMDSDVEYKGQNFELLPFGSGRRMCPGIPLAHKIVHVVVATLLQCFEWQLPNGQNPEKLDMSAKFGITLQKAEHLVAIPTPRLPHHIYN, from the exons ATGGATTTCTCAAGTTCTTTGAGCACCCTCATTTTTTATTGTGTAGTAGCCACAGTCATTAGTGTTGTATACATGCTCACAAAGCTCAGAAGCAAGCCATCTGAGAGGCTGCCACCTGGACCGCGTCCCTGGCCGTTGATTGGCAACATCCTCCAGGTGGGCAAGAATGTGAACGAGTCCTTCTCTGAGCTGGCGAAGATCCATGGCCCCCTCATGACCCTCCACCTCGGATGGCGGACAACTGTGGTGGCCTCCTCGCCCGCCATGGCCAGACAGGTTCTCCAAACGCAGGATCAATCCCTGTCAGCACGTACAATGATTGAGGCTGCCAAGTGTCTCGAGTACGGAGAAAACTCGCTGGTGTGGAGGGACTGCGTGCCACGCTGGCGCACTCTCCGACGCATCTGCACCACCCAGCTGTTCACCGTGAAGCGTCTGGAGGCACTCCACCAGCTGCGGCGGGAGCAAGTGAGAAGCATGATGAGGGCCATTTATAAGTCCACCTCAGCTCCTCTGGATATCGGCCACGCTGCCTTCCTCACCAGCTTCAATATGGTGGGCAACATGCTATTTTCCAAGGACATGTTCGACTGGGACGAGTCGGAAAAGTCTAAAGAGTTTAAGAAAGCGCTCAATGAGATGCTCTTTGTTGGTGGCAAGCCTAATTGGGCTGATTATTTTCCTTTCCTGAAGCCTTTCGACCCGCAGGGCATAAGGAAGGAGATGACTAGGATTTTTAGGATTATGTTTGCAGTCTTCGATCAATATATCGACGAGCGCCTGCAGAGCGGGACAAGAAGCGAGGAGGCAGACAAGGATTTTCTCGATATTTTGCTCGAGAGTAAGACCGAGACTGGGGAGAAGCTCACAAAGTTTGAGATCACACGCTTCTTCTAT GACTTGTTCACAGCAGGGAGTGAAACAACTAGTAACACAATTGAATGGGCCATGTCAGAAATCATACGAAATCCTATGGTAATGGAAAAGGTGAGGGACGAATTGGACAAGGTAGTGGGGAAAgaaagaagagtgcaagaaagtgATATTGACAACCTACCTTATCTTCATTCAGTTGTTAAAGAAACCTTTCGTCTACACCCAGTTTCTTCCCTTCTGATCCACCATAGAGCCCTTAACTCTTGTGAAATAGAGGGATATGTTATACCTAAGGATGCCCAAGTGTTTGTCAATGTTTGGGCGATTGGAAGGGACCCTAATGTATGGCAAGAACCAGAAAGGTTCTTTCCAGGGAGGTTTATGGACTCAGATGTGGAATataaagggcaaaattttgaattgCTTCCATTTGGATCAGGGAGGAGAATGTGCCCAGGGATCCCTTTGGCTCATAAAATAGTTCATGTAGTAGTGgctactctccttcaatgttttgaATGGCAGCTTCCCAATGGACAGAATCCAGAAAAGTTAGATATGAGCGCAAAGTTTGGAATCACATTACAAAAGGCAGAACATCTGGTTGCAATTCCCACACCTCGCCTACCACATCATATCTATAACTGA